One window from the genome of Amycolatopsis sp. NBC_01480 encodes:
- a CDS encoding CocE/NonD family hydrolase has translation MARRRTLVSLGAALGLIAATLTPAASAASGTPGSWQPDPAAYGVSAPLTVSVRMDDGVLISAEVVYPADPATGARAAGRFPVLLTQNPYGAGRSDPASAGDYFVQRGYIYLASAVRGTGASGGQVSWFGQRQGKDGAELVDWAAHLAGSDGTVGLDGCSYLGVDQWFTAAAVGPRSALKAITPFCTDSDFYRDLTANGGIPTGFVAGIAHGEPRGPQDDPATDPQSVTIAQQAGGGPRSYDNQYWQDLDVQRMMPAIVANGVPALTEAGWRDLFPGGNLGAYVAAQNAYFHRPLTAPVTAGEPTTGRYQAIVGPWTHGENVDGVTLQNLRLEWFDTWLKGQRTGMADTATPLHLFENTAGRWVDTAAWPPARSAATYYLGDGTLSAAKPAAGTDRLSWAPATSANTLTYSSAPLTSPAVLDGPSGVTVYASSAAPEVQLTATLNVIAADGSVVKQADGVLLGSRRRLDPALSWYGGNGALIQPAHPFTRAAQQPVVPGQVTRYDLSLLANFARIEPGERIRLVLNSQAPANFHLPVVPTPQELAGLNGGVYTVAHGPVYASALNLPLAEPGLFRTSPVDWGPAS, from the coding sequence ATGGCAAGACGAAGGACGCTGGTTTCACTGGGCGCCGCGCTGGGCTTGATCGCCGCGACCCTCACCCCGGCCGCGTCTGCGGCATCAGGAACGCCGGGCTCCTGGCAGCCGGACCCGGCCGCGTACGGCGTGAGCGCGCCGCTCACCGTGTCGGTGCGGATGGACGACGGGGTGCTGATCTCGGCCGAGGTCGTCTACCCGGCGGATCCGGCCACCGGGGCGCGCGCGGCCGGCCGGTTCCCGGTCCTGCTGACCCAGAACCCTTACGGCGCCGGGCGTTCCGACCCGGCGAGCGCCGGTGACTACTTCGTGCAGCGCGGCTACATCTACCTCGCCTCGGCGGTCCGCGGCACCGGGGCGTCCGGCGGTCAGGTGTCGTGGTTCGGGCAGCGCCAGGGGAAGGACGGCGCGGAGCTGGTCGACTGGGCCGCGCACCTGGCCGGCTCCGACGGCACGGTCGGCCTGGACGGCTGCTCCTACCTCGGCGTCGACCAGTGGTTCACCGCCGCCGCGGTCGGGCCGCGCTCCGCGCTCAAGGCGATCACCCCGTTCTGCACGGATTCGGACTTCTACCGCGACCTGACCGCCAACGGCGGCATCCCGACCGGGTTCGTCGCCGGCATCGCCCACGGCGAGCCCCGCGGGCCGCAGGACGACCCGGCCACCGACCCGCAGTCGGTCACCATCGCGCAGCAGGCCGGCGGCGGGCCGCGGTCCTACGACAACCAGTACTGGCAGGACCTCGACGTCCAGCGGATGATGCCGGCGATCGTGGCCAACGGCGTGCCCGCGCTGACCGAAGCAGGCTGGCGGGACCTGTTCCCCGGCGGCAATCTCGGGGCCTACGTCGCCGCGCAGAACGCCTACTTCCACCGGCCGTTGACCGCACCGGTCACCGCGGGCGAGCCGACGACCGGGCGGTACCAGGCGATCGTCGGGCCCTGGACGCACGGGGAGAACGTCGACGGGGTCACTCTGCAGAACCTCCGGCTCGAATGGTTCGACACCTGGCTCAAGGGGCAGCGCACCGGCATGGCCGACACCGCGACGCCGTTGCACCTGTTCGAGAACACCGCCGGCCGCTGGGTCGACACGGCCGCCTGGCCACCGGCCCGTAGCGCGGCCACCTACTACCTCGGCGACGGCACGCTGAGCGCGGCCAAGCCCGCCGCCGGAACCGACAGGCTCAGCTGGGCACCGGCCACTTCGGCGAACACCCTGACCTACTCGAGCGCACCGTTGACCAGCCCGGCGGTGCTGGACGGGCCGTCGGGCGTGACCGTGTACGCGTCGTCCGCCGCGCCCGAAGTCCAGCTGACCGCGACGTTGAACGTCATCGCCGCCGACGGCAGCGTGGTCAAGCAGGCCGACGGCGTGCTGCTGGGCAGCCGGCGCCGGCTCGACCCGGCCCTGAGCTGGTACGGCGGAAACGGCGCGCTGATCCAGCCGGCGCACCCGTTCACCCGCGCCGCCCAGCAGCCCGTGGTGCCTGGCCAGGTCACCCGGTACGACCTGTCGCTGCTGGCGAACTTCGCCCGGATCGAGCCGGGCGAGCGGATCCGGCTGGTGCTGAACAGCCAGGCGCCGGCGAACTTCCACCTCCCGGTCGTGCCGACGCCGCAGGAGCTGGCGGGCCTGAACGGCGGGGTCTACACCGTGGCGCACGGGCCGGTCTACGCGTCCGCGCTGAACCTGCCGCTGGCCGAGCCGGGCCTGTTCCGGACCAGCCCGGTCGACTGGGGGCCGGCTTCCTGA
- a CDS encoding SPW repeat domain-containing protein produces MSTGSSTVTGRAGLWAGGAAGSAVLAGLYLIIGPWVARFGGAAELAVSNTVAGLAIIALAAVRTRDTGPQALTWILPVLGLWAAVSPLVLRYGDETVPSPGAVAGNVIAGVVVVLAGAALLRRRRES; encoded by the coding sequence ATGTCCACCGGGAGCAGCACCGTGACCGGCCGGGCCGGTCTGTGGGCCGGGGGAGCGGCCGGATCGGCCGTGCTGGCCGGCCTTTACCTGATCATCGGGCCGTGGGTCGCGCGCTTCGGCGGCGCGGCCGAACTCGCGGTCAGCAACACCGTGGCCGGGCTGGCGATCATCGCGCTGGCCGCCGTCCGCACCCGTGACACCGGACCGCAGGCGCTCACCTGGATCCTGCCGGTGCTGGGTCTGTGGGCGGCCGTGTCGCCACTGGTTCTTCGCTACGGCGACGAGACGGTCCCGTCCCCGGGCGCGGTGGCGGGCAACGTGATCGCGGGCGTGGTCGTAGTGCTGGCCGGTGCCGCTCTGCTGCGCCGTCGCCGGGAGTCGTAG
- a CDS encoding STAS domain-containing protein, with protein MLQSGGGAGLTLLTTVRDDALVLVTAAGEIDAASVGDFRLVLAQACGVGDKLVVDLSRVRFLSCAGLRALEETSRERPALSVVATGRLVLRAFDVSGVGEAVDVRPRLTEACAFARA; from the coding sequence ATGTTGCAGTCCGGTGGGGGCGCCGGCCTCACCCTCCTGACCACCGTCCGTGACGACGCGCTCGTGCTGGTGACCGCCGCGGGCGAGATCGACGCGGCGTCGGTCGGTGATTTCCGGCTGGTGCTGGCGCAGGCCTGCGGGGTGGGGGACAAGCTCGTGGTCGACCTCTCGCGGGTCCGATTCCTCAGCTGTGCCGGGCTTCGCGCGCTGGAGGAGACGAGCCGGGAGCGGCCCGCGCTGTCCGTCGTGGCCACCGGCCGGCTGGTGCTGCGCGCGTTCGACGTGTCCGGCGTGGGCGAGGCCGTGGACGTCCGCCCGCGGCTCACCGAGGCGTGTGCGTTCGCCCGGGCGTGA
- a CDS encoding helix-turn-helix transcriptional regulator, producing MNNTGRTGEPAVADGKLVVRAAGPAGIQLLLRCPVPRSVAEPGARLAFTGCTLQLRPADRGQVLLTVAPAKLSLTLAELRPLMLRPVEVDAPVRALVAGAVAHVVSAGPRLDPDGLACHLLGLAELVLRTALRVEQDRADALAVRRREALDYMRAHLPDPSLNADRVAEALYISRRRLYQLFDDGLGVTERIKRLRVDRAKALLTDPDRAALGIAEVARECGFTSAAHFSRAFRSATGASPREFRDGGPGH from the coding sequence GTGAACAACACCGGCCGTACAGGTGAACCCGCGGTGGCGGACGGGAAACTCGTGGTGCGCGCGGCCGGGCCCGCCGGGATCCAGTTGCTGCTGCGCTGTCCCGTCCCGCGTTCGGTCGCCGAGCCCGGCGCGCGGCTGGCGTTCACCGGCTGCACGCTCCAGCTGCGGCCCGCCGACCGCGGCCAGGTGCTGCTGACCGTCGCCCCGGCGAAGCTTTCCCTCACCCTCGCCGAACTACGGCCGCTGATGCTCCGCCCGGTGGAGGTCGACGCGCCGGTGCGCGCGCTCGTCGCCGGCGCGGTGGCGCACGTGGTGTCCGCCGGGCCGCGGCTGGACCCGGACGGGCTCGCCTGCCATCTGCTGGGGCTGGCCGAACTGGTGCTGCGCACCGCACTCCGGGTGGAGCAGGACCGGGCCGACGCATTGGCCGTCCGCCGTCGCGAGGCGCTCGACTACATGCGCGCGCATCTGCCCGACCCGTCGCTGAACGCCGACCGGGTGGCCGAAGCGCTGTACATCTCGCGCCGCCGGCTCTATCAGCTCTTCGACGACGGGCTCGGGGTCACCGAGCGGATCAAGCGCCTGCGCGTGGACCGGGCGAAGGCGCTGCTCACCGACCCGGACCGGGCGGCACTGGGCATCGCGGAGGTGGCGCGCGAATGCGGGTTCACCAGCGCGGCCCACTTCTCCCGGGCCTTCCGCTCGGCGACGGGGGCGTCGCCGCGGGAGTTCCGGGACGGCGGGCCGGGCCACTGA